Proteins encoded by one window of Elaeis guineensis isolate ETL-2024a chromosome 12, EG11, whole genome shotgun sequence:
- the LOC105054718 gene encoding tubulin-folding cofactor B isoform X2 translates to MASRLQLPSDDSVDLVVTHSNIKSFSAQVRFSLQTTVESAKEKLWRKCGTSVDLMRLEVYDDAGSKVCDLNDNLRPLGFYSPQNGYRLHIIDLDPSSVSSGGWLDDTSLVEKYKISEEAYNKLDRNFRKFKEKMISQNPPSGESKLPDSYMEDLCANIKVGDRCEVEPGGKRGVVKFVGQAEALGPGFWVGIQYDEPLGKHDGMVKGIRYFQCLPQHGAILRPDKVKVGDYPERDPFDEEEI, encoded by the exons ATGGCTTCTCGGCTTCAACTTCCAAGTGATGACTCTGTAGATCTCGTCGTCACTCATTCCAACATCAAGAGCTTCTCCGCCCAAGTGCGCTTCTCCCTCCAG aCGACGGTGGAGTCGGCCAAGGAGAAGCTTTGGAGAAAGTGCGGGACGTCTGTGGACTTGATGCGCCTTGAGGTCTACGATGATGCCGGGTCCAAAGTGTGCGACCTGAACGACAATCTGAGGCCACTTGGATTCTATTCCCCTCAAAATGG GTACCGACTGCATATTATAGATCTAGACCCCTCATCAGTAAGCTCTGGGGGCTGGTTGGATGACACTTCGCTAGTGGAGAAATATAAAATTTCTGAGGAAGCCTATAATAAACTTGATC GCAATTTTaggaaatttaaagaaaaaatgatATCTCAAAATCCACCAAGCGGTGAAAGCAAA CTACCGGACAGTTACATGGAGGACCTATGTGCAAATATCAAG GTTGGAGATAGATGTGAAGTTGAACCTGGGGGAAAAAGGGGAGTCGTGAAGTTTGTTGGTCAAGCTGAGGCTTTAGGACCTGGCTTTTGGGTTGGAATTCAATATGATGAACCTCTTGGGAAACATGATGGCAT GGTGAAAGGTATTCGCTATTTTCAATGCCTGCCACAACATGGTGCCATACTTAGGCCAGACAAAGTCAAG GTTGGAGACTATCCTGAGAGGGACCCATTTGATGAAGAAGAGATATAA
- the LOC105054718 gene encoding tubulin-folding cofactor B isoform X1 yields the protein MLIFTSFRGTRSQEGQEKEGFNQMASRLQLPSDDSVDLVVTHSNIKSFSAQVRFSLQTTVESAKEKLWRKCGTSVDLMRLEVYDDAGSKVCDLNDNLRPLGFYSPQNGYRLHIIDLDPSSVSSGGWLDDTSLVEKYKISEEAYNKLDRNFRKFKEKMISQNPPSGESKLPDSYMEDLCANIKVGDRCEVEPGGKRGVVKFVGQAEALGPGFWVGIQYDEPLGKHDGMVKGIRYFQCLPQHGAILRPDKVKVGDYPERDPFDEEEI from the exons ATGTTGATATTCACAAG CTTTCGAGGTACCAGATCACAGGAAGGACAAGAGAAGGAAGGGTTCAATCAAATGGCTTCTCGGCTTCAACTTCCAAGTGATGACTCTGTAGATCTCGTCGTCACTCATTCCAACATCAAGAGCTTCTCCGCCCAAGTGCGCTTCTCCCTCCAG aCGACGGTGGAGTCGGCCAAGGAGAAGCTTTGGAGAAAGTGCGGGACGTCTGTGGACTTGATGCGCCTTGAGGTCTACGATGATGCCGGGTCCAAAGTGTGCGACCTGAACGACAATCTGAGGCCACTTGGATTCTATTCCCCTCAAAATGG GTACCGACTGCATATTATAGATCTAGACCCCTCATCAGTAAGCTCTGGGGGCTGGTTGGATGACACTTCGCTAGTGGAGAAATATAAAATTTCTGAGGAAGCCTATAATAAACTTGATC GCAATTTTaggaaatttaaagaaaaaatgatATCTCAAAATCCACCAAGCGGTGAAAGCAAA CTACCGGACAGTTACATGGAGGACCTATGTGCAAATATCAAG GTTGGAGATAGATGTGAAGTTGAACCTGGGGGAAAAAGGGGAGTCGTGAAGTTTGTTGGTCAAGCTGAGGCTTTAGGACCTGGCTTTTGGGTTGGAATTCAATATGATGAACCTCTTGGGAAACATGATGGCAT GGTGAAAGGTATTCGCTATTTTCAATGCCTGCCACAACATGGTGCCATACTTAGGCCAGACAAAGTCAAG GTTGGAGACTATCCTGAGAGGGACCCATTTGATGAAGAAGAGATATAA
- the LOC105054718 gene encoding tubulin-folding cofactor B isoform X3, which produces MLIFTSFRGTRSQEGQEKEGFNQMASRLQLPSDDSVDLVVTHSNIKSFSAQVRFSLQTTVESAKEKLWRKCGTSVDLMRLEVYDDAGSKVCDLNDNLRPLGFYSPQNGYRLHIIDLDPSSVSSGGWLDDTSLVEKYKISEEAYNKLDRNFRKFKEKMISQNPPSGESKLPDSYMEDLCANIKVGDRCEVEPGGKRGVVKFVGQAEALGPGFWVGIQYDEPLGKHDGI; this is translated from the exons ATGTTGATATTCACAAG CTTTCGAGGTACCAGATCACAGGAAGGACAAGAGAAGGAAGGGTTCAATCAAATGGCTTCTCGGCTTCAACTTCCAAGTGATGACTCTGTAGATCTCGTCGTCACTCATTCCAACATCAAGAGCTTCTCCGCCCAAGTGCGCTTCTCCCTCCAG aCGACGGTGGAGTCGGCCAAGGAGAAGCTTTGGAGAAAGTGCGGGACGTCTGTGGACTTGATGCGCCTTGAGGTCTACGATGATGCCGGGTCCAAAGTGTGCGACCTGAACGACAATCTGAGGCCACTTGGATTCTATTCCCCTCAAAATGG GTACCGACTGCATATTATAGATCTAGACCCCTCATCAGTAAGCTCTGGGGGCTGGTTGGATGACACTTCGCTAGTGGAGAAATATAAAATTTCTGAGGAAGCCTATAATAAACTTGATC GCAATTTTaggaaatttaaagaaaaaatgatATCTCAAAATCCACCAAGCGGTGAAAGCAAA CTACCGGACAGTTACATGGAGGACCTATGTGCAAATATCAAG GTTGGAGATAGATGTGAAGTTGAACCTGGGGGAAAAAGGGGAGTCGTGAAGTTTGTTGGTCAAGCTGAGGCTTTAGGACCTGGCTTTTGGGTTGGAATTCAATATGATGAACCTCTTGGGAAACATGATGGCAT ATGA